The DNA window GTCGTTTGCCGGGCTCATGATAAGTCCTCCTTTCATGTTTTAATTGATGAAGTTCATTAGTTAGTATTGGACTTTGGGCCGGATAATAAATTACTAAAATATTGTTAATTCAGGGAGAATGTGAGGAGAAAGAAAAAAACGGGAATAAAACATACTGCAGAAAAATTGGCACGTTATTAAAAGAAAAACAAAAATTTGTGAAAAAAAGTTGTTATAAATTAGAAAAGGTGAATAAAAACTCTCTGAAAGAACTTGCAATTTGACAAAACCCATTATACAATGGCACTAGGCAAAAGTTGGACTTACTAAAAAGTGAACTTTTATGGGGTCACGGTAGGTAGTATCCGTTGTCGAAATAATTCAAATGGAGGACAGCAAAATGAGTAATTCTGCACAGACATTGTCGGGCAAGAGAATTGATTCCCTGCTTGACGATAACAGTTTTGTTGAAGTAGGTTCTTATATCACGGCAAGGAGCACAAATTTCAACATGACGGCACAGGAGACTGCGGCTGATGGTGTGATTACCGGATATGGTACCATCGAAGGCAATCTTGTGTATGTGTACAGCCAGGATGCGTCTGTAATGGGCGGCTCCATCGGCGAAATGCACGCAAAGAAAATTTCCAATATCTATAAAATGGCGATGAAGATGGGAGCGCCGGTGATCGGGCTTTTAGACTGTTCAGGCCTTCGCCTTCAGGAGGCGACAGACGCACTTGACGGTTTTGGGCAGATGTACCTGGAGCAGACCATGGCATCCGGCGTCGTTCCGCAGATTTGCGCGGTGTTTGGAAATTGCGGTGGAGGAATGGCAGTTTCTTCTGCAATCGCAGACTTTGTATTCATGGCAGATAACGGAAAATTATTTGTTAATTCTCCCAACGCACTGGCAGGCAACGATGTCACAAAATGTGATACGGCATCGGCGGCATTCCAGAGCGAAGAGACAGGGCTTGTTGATGCAGTTGGAAGCGAGGAGGAGATCTTATCCCAGATCAGGACGCTTGTATCCATCCTTCCGGCAAACAACGAGGATGATATGTCCTACGACGAGTGCGAAGACGATTTAAACAGGGTTTCCGAAGAGCTTGCGGGATGGACCGGCGATACGGCCAAAGCGCTTGCCGAGATTTCAGACGGCTATTTCTTTATGGAAGTGAAGAAAGAGTATGATCCTTCTATGGTAACCGGTTTTATCCGCCTGAACGGATCTACGGTCGGCTGTGTTGCAAACCGTACTGAGATTTATAATGAAGAGAATGAGAAGACAGAAGAATTCGAAGCGGCGCTTTCAGCCAGAGGCTGTGAGAAGGCTGCGGAATTCGTAAACTTCTGTGATGCCTTTAATATCCCGCTCCTTACACTTGTAAATGTAAAAGGATACAAACAGTGCAAATGTACGGAGAAGAAGATTGCCAAAGCGGCGGGCCGCCTTACGTATGCATTTGCAAACGCAGATGTGCCGAAGGTAACGGTAGTGATTGGCGACGCTTTCGGAAGCGCTTATGTGACGATGAACAGCAAGTCCATCGGAGCAGACATTGTCTATGCATGGCCACAGGCAAAGATCGGAATGATGGATGCCCAGAGCGCCGTTAAGATTATGTACGCGGAAGAGATTGGCAAATCAGAGAATGCAGCAGCTCTCATCAGTGAGAAGGCTGCCGAATATGAAAAACTTCAGAGCTCTGCTCAGGCAGCGGCAGGAAGAGGATATGTGGACGATATTATCGAGGCAGGCGAGACCAGAAAACGTGTTATCGCCGCATTTGAGATGTTATTCACAAAGAGAGAGGACCGTCCGTCGAAAAAGCATGGAACGGTCTGATTATGATGAGGTGACGCATATATGAAACAGAATATTAAAAAGGTATTGCTTGTGTTATGTATGGCAGTCTGCTTCTTTGCCCTTACCGCCTGCTCCGGCAGCAATAAGGATTCAGAGCCGGTTCCCGAGACGATTGCGTCTACAATGAAGACGGGGGCTGAGAATTATCTGAAGGAGTTTGACAGCTACGACGATGAAGCGCTGGCAACTACATTAAAGAGAGTACAGAAACAAAAGAATACTGTCATGGAAAGTGCAATTTCTTCCTGGCAGAGCTCAAAACCTGATTTAGGAAGACTGGTATCCATTCTTTCTGAGGATGTTGAGCGTGTGAGCGAGGACAGCTACAAAGTAACAGTCAGAGCAAGCTATGAAAAGAGGGAACTGGAATTTTCCCTCACTGCTGAAGAAGTGGTCAGTGATAATTACGGCGGCACTTCCCTTGCAGCGACCGAGATGGTCTTCACTCCAATTTTTACTACAGGCGAAAAGCTTGAGAGAGCGGCAATGAATACTTTGATGGGTATGGGAACTGTGTTCCTGGTACTTATTTTTATCAGTTTTATTATTGCAAGCCTGAAGAATGTAAACACACTGGAAGCGAATTATAAGGCAAAGAAAGAGGCGGCGAAAGCAGCAGCAGAACCGGCGCCCGCTGCTCCGGCTCCGGCATCCGTTGCCCCAGCCCCAGTGCCTGCAGCTCCAGTTCCGGCCCCGGCCCCGGTTCCAGTACCCGTTGCTCCGGCCCCGGATCCAGAACCTGTTCTCCGTGAGGAAGAAAACCTGGCGGATGACATGGAATTGGTAGCGGTAATCACAGCAGCAATTTCTGCGGCCGCCTGCGTTCCGGTGGAAGGTTTGGTAGTACGCTCAATCAGACGGAAGTCTGGCTCAAAATGGAAAAACGCTTAATTGAATCAGGAGGAAAATCAGATGAAGAATTATACAATTACAGTAAACGGCAATGCATATGAAGTAACGGTAGAAGAAGGATTTACAGGAGCAGCTAAGGCAGCCCCGGCACCGGCTCCAAGAGCGGCAGCTCCAGCACCGGCCCCAAGAGCAGCAGCACCGGCACCAGCGCCAGCCCCGGCAGCACCTGCTCCGGCACCAGCGCCAGCGCCAGCCCCGGCGGCACAGGCAGCAGGTTCCGTACCTGTAACAGCTCCAATGCCGGGCAAAATCCTCGGTGTTAAGATGCAGGCCGGCGCAGCGGTAAAACGCGGCCAGGTGATCCTGATTCTGGAAGCGATGAAGATGGAGAATGAAATCGTAGCACCTCAGGACGGAACAATTGCCAGCATTAATGTAGCGGTAGGCGATATGGTAGAACCAGGCGCAACACTCGCAACATTAAACTAAAAACTGGTAAATACGGGTCATGAAAGATTCCGTTTGGAGGGATTAATATGGAATACATTACAACTACATTATCTAATCTTCTTCAACAGACGGCATTCCTGAATCTGACGGTTGGAAACATGGTTATGATTTTCGTAGCGCTCGTTTTCCTCTATCTGGCTATCCAGAAGGGGTTTGAACCGCTCTTATTGCTTCCGATTGCATTTGGTATGCTGCTCGTTAATATCTATCCGGATATTATGAAAACTGTTGAAGAATCGTCGAATGGTGTCGGCGGACTTTTACACTACTTCTATTTATTGGATGAATGGAGTATTCTGCCGTCGCTTATTTTCATGGGCGTAGGTGCAATGACCGACTTTGGTCCGTTAATTGCCAACCCGAAGAGTTTCCTGCTGGGGGCAGCTGCCCAGTTCGGTATTTACGGCGCTTACTTTATGGCTATCTTCCTTGGATTTAATGATAAGGCAGCCGCTGCTATTTCCATCATCGGCGGAGCCGACGGCCCTACTTCCATCTTCCTGGCCGGCAAGCTTGGACAGACCGGACTGATGGGTCCGATCGCGGTAGCCGCATATTCATACATGGCGCTGGTTCCGATTATTCAGCCGCCGATTATGAAACTGCTTACTACAGAGGAAGAGAGAAAGATCAGGATGGAACAGCTTCGTCCTGTATCAAGACTGGAGAAAATTCTTTTCCCAATCATTGTTACAATTGTTGTCTGCCTGATTCTTCCTACTACAGCTCCTTTGGTTGGTATGCTGATGCTTGGAAACCTGTTCCGTGAATCAGGTGTTGTGAAACAGCTTACAGAGACAGCTTCCAATGCCCTTATGTATATTGTAGTTATCCTGCTTGGCACATCCGTAGGAGCTACAACAAGCGCAGAAGCGTTCCTGAACATGAATACAATTAAGATCGTTATTCTGGGTCTGGTTGCATTCGCCCTTGGTACTGCGGCAGGCGTTATTTTCGGTAAGATTATGTGTAAGGTAACCCATGGTAAGGTTAACCCGCTGATTGGTTCCGCCGGCGTGTCCGCCGTTCCGATGGCAGCCCGTGTATCCCAGAAGGTGGGAGCGGAAGCAGATCCGACTAACTTCCTTCTGATGCATGCAATGGGACCGAACGTTGCCGGTGTTATCGGTACCGCAGTAGCAGCCGGAACATTCATGGCAATCTTTGGAGTGAAATAATAGAAAAATTCAGGAGGTCACAAAATGGCTAATATAGAGAAAAAGCCGGTTAAGATTGTGGAGACCGTCCTTCGTGACGCTCACCAGTCCTTAATCGCAACCAGAATGACAACAGAGCAGATGCTCCCGATCATTGACAAGATGGATCAGGTGGGTTATCATGCCGTAGAGTGCTGGGGCGGCGCTACGTTTGACGCTTCCTTACGTTTCTTAAAAGAAGATCCGTGGGACAGACTGAGAAAACTGAGAGCGGGATTCAAACACACAAAACTGCAGATGCTGTTCCGCGGACAGAATATCCTCGGTTACAACCACTATGCGGATGATGTTGTAGAATATTTTGTACAGAAATCCATCGCCAATGGAATTGACATTATCCGTATCTTTGACTGCTTAAACGATATCAGAAATCTTCAGACAGCCGTGAAAGCCGCCAACAGGGAAAAAGGCCATGCACAGGTAGCTTTAAGCTACACTCTGGGAGATGCCTATACTCTTGATTATTGGAAAAATATTGCGAAGGAGATCGAGGACATGGGCGCCAATTCCTTATGTATCAAGGATATGGCCGGACTTCTGACCCCATATGCGGCAGAGGAGCTTGTTACAGCCCTGAAAGAATCTGTGAAGCTTCCGATCGATCTTCACACACACTACACCTCCGGTGTGGCTTCCATGACATACTTAAAGGCGGTAGAGGCAGGCTGCGATATCATCGATACAGCCATGTCACCGTTTGCCCTTGGAACCAGCCAGCCTGCAACAGAGGTTATGGTTGAGACCTTCAGCGGCACACGCTACGACACGGGACTCAACAAAGAAGCCCTGGCAGAGATTGCAGAATACTTCAGACCTCTGCGTGAGGAAGCTTTAGCAAGCGGACTGATGAATACAAAGGTTCTGGGAGTGGATATCAATACCCTCCGTTACCAGGTGCCGGGCGGAATGCTTTCCAACCTGGTATCCCAGTTAAAAGAGGCTCATGCTGAAGACAAATATTATGCCGTACTTCAGGAGATCCCGAGAGTCCGCAAGGATTTCGGAGAACCACCGCTTGTTACGCCGTCCTCCCAGATCGTGGGAACACAGGCTGTATTAAATGTACTGATGGGACAGCGCTACAAGATGTTTACAAAAGAGTCGAAGAAACTTCTTATGGGTGAATTCGGCCAGACCGTTAAACCGTTCAACGCCGAAGTCCAGAAGAAAGCAATCGGAGACGCAACGCCAATCACCTGCCGTCCGGCCGACAAGATCGAGCCGCAGCTCCAGAAACTGGAATCTGAGATGTCCCAGTGGAAGAAACAGGATGAGGATGTGCTGACCTATGCATTATTCCCACAGGTAGCGAAGGAATTTTTCGAATATCGCGAGGCACAGTCAACCGGGATAGATCCTGCAAAGGCCGACAGGCTGAACAGGGCATATCCGGTATAAAAGATAGTTTGGAAAAGAGCAGGGACATGAGTCTTTGCTCTTTTTTGTTTTTCAATATGGCCTGATAAAACAATATGGCCTGATAAAAGCCAGATATAGGTAGTGGCACCCATCACCATCCCGTCTGTACTCAAATTTTTCAAAATTTCTGTCAACATCTCCCCCTTGTCTGCATATAATACTATAGATAATGGGACTGTTTTGCAAAAATACCAAAACAGATCCGGAGACGGAGGAGGATATGACAGTCAGAGTGCTTAAGTGGTGCAGGAAGGATACGGTAAGACAGGCCGTGTTAATCCTTCTGATGCTCATCACAATCCTGTTAGGCAGAATTTGTTAAGAAATTCTTACAATTCCTGTAAATTACTGGATATTCTGTGAACTTTTGTTCATGAGGTTGACATATAATGGTAGTTTTCATTATAATGTACATAATGCCTAATCAGGCAAATCGCTTTTTTGACCCAAATGGGATTGAAAAGAATTCGCAGGTTTTGAAAATATAGAGGAAAATGCCGTTTCAGGCATTACGGGGAGAGACACGAATGAAAAAAAAGGGATATAAGAGGGTGGTTGCTCTGCTGCTTGGCTGTATTATGGCCTTCAGCCCATGGCAGGCGGGACATACGGGATTATCCGGTATGGTCAGCATGGCAAGTGAGCGGACCGCCTCGGTCAATGCGACGAATCTGAACGTGCGAAGCGGACCGGGCACCTCCTATCAGGCAGTGGCCAAACTGTCTCATGGGACGGCGGTTACCGTAATCGGTGAGCAGACCGGAACGGACGGAAAACTGTGGTATCAGATACGGTTCAGCGGAGGCGGCGGAGCCGAGACAATCGGATATGCGTCCAGCGACTACATAAAATTTCCAACGGTAATTACGTCTGACGGTGACTTTGAGAGTTATATGAACAGCCAGGGATTTCCGGAGAGCTACAAGCCGGGTCTGCGTGAACTTCACGCCATGTATCCCAAATGGACGTTTACGGCCCTTCAGACCAACCTGGATTGGAATACCGCGGTAGAGAATGAGAGCGTAATCGGAAGAAACCTGGTGGGAAGAGAGAACATTTCTTCCTGGAAGTCGACTGCAACGGGAGCCTATGACTGGGATACAGGTTCATGGCCCGGTTTCGACGGCAATTCCTGGGTCCAGGCGTCAGAGGATATTATCCGCTACTACATGGATCCGAGAAATTTTCTAAATGAAAAATATATTTTCCAGTTTATGAAGCAGTCCTATGACAGCTCCATCCATACGAGAGAGGGGCTGGAGAGCATGGTGGCCGGTACCTTTCTTTCAGGCAGCGCGGGAGGAGGTACGGCGCCGTCCGGCGGAAGTCCTTCCGGTGGTTCCTCCGGCTCAGGCAGTTCGGGAGGAGGTCCCGGCTCAGGGCCTGGTTCAGGGCCCGGTGCAGAATCGGGTTCGGGTCCGGGAGGCAGTTCCGGTTCAGGGGATAACGGTCAGGCCATTTCTCCGATTTCACCGCTTGCCTCAATCAGTGATCACCAGGTGGAACGTGTTATGACGGCATATGGACCGGGAATGGGCGGAGGTTCCGGTTTCTCCGATTCAGGCGGTAATCCCGGTAATTCAGGTGGTACGGCCCCTGTATCGGGCAGCAGCTCCTACGTTGATATTATTATGAATGCGGCGGC is part of the [Clostridium] symbiosum genome and encodes:
- a CDS encoding carboxyl transferase domain-containing protein — encoded protein: MSNSAQTLSGKRIDSLLDDNSFVEVGSYITARSTNFNMTAQETAADGVITGYGTIEGNLVYVYSQDASVMGGSIGEMHAKKISNIYKMAMKMGAPVIGLLDCSGLRLQEATDALDGFGQMYLEQTMASGVVPQICAVFGNCGGGMAVSSAIADFVFMADNGKLFVNSPNALAGNDVTKCDTASAAFQSEETGLVDAVGSEEEILSQIRTLVSILPANNEDDMSYDECEDDLNRVSEELAGWTGDTAKALAEISDGYFFMEVKKEYDPSMVTGFIRLNGSTVGCVANRTEIYNEENEKTEEFEAALSARGCEKAAEFVNFCDAFNIPLLTLVNVKGYKQCKCTEKKIAKAAGRLTYAFANADVPKVTVVIGDAFGSAYVTMNSKSIGADIVYAWPQAKIGMMDAQSAVKIMYAEEIGKSENAAALISEKAAEYEKLQSSAQAAAGRGYVDDIIEAGETRKRVIAAFEMLFTKREDRPSKKHGTV
- a CDS encoding sodium ion-translocating decarboxylase subunit beta: MEYITTTLSNLLQQTAFLNLTVGNMVMIFVALVFLYLAIQKGFEPLLLLPIAFGMLLVNIYPDIMKTVEESSNGVGGLLHYFYLLDEWSILPSLIFMGVGAMTDFGPLIANPKSFLLGAAAQFGIYGAYFMAIFLGFNDKAAAAISIIGGADGPTSIFLAGKLGQTGLMGPIAVAAYSYMALVPIIQPPIMKLLTTEEERKIRMEQLRPVSRLEKILFPIIVTIVVCLILPTTAPLVGMLMLGNLFRESGVVKQLTETASNALMYIVVILLGTSVGATTSAEAFLNMNTIKIVILGLVAFALGTAAGVIFGKIMCKVTHGKVNPLIGSAGVSAVPMAARVSQKVGAEADPTNFLLMHAMGPNVAGVIGTAVAAGTFMAIFGVK
- a CDS encoding OadG family transporter subunit gives rise to the protein MKQNIKKVLLVLCMAVCFFALTACSGSNKDSEPVPETIASTMKTGAENYLKEFDSYDDEALATTLKRVQKQKNTVMESAISSWQSSKPDLGRLVSILSEDVERVSEDSYKVTVRASYEKRELEFSLTAEEVVSDNYGGTSLAATEMVFTPIFTTGEKLERAAMNTLMGMGTVFLVLIFISFIIASLKNVNTLEANYKAKKEAAKAAAEPAPAAPAPASVAPAPVPAAPVPAPAPVPVPVAPAPDPEPVLREEENLADDMELVAVITAAISAAACVPVEGLVVRSIRRKSGSKWKNA
- a CDS encoding oxaloacetate decarboxylase subunit alpha, which translates into the protein MANIEKKPVKIVETVLRDAHQSLIATRMTTEQMLPIIDKMDQVGYHAVECWGGATFDASLRFLKEDPWDRLRKLRAGFKHTKLQMLFRGQNILGYNHYADDVVEYFVQKSIANGIDIIRIFDCLNDIRNLQTAVKAANREKGHAQVALSYTLGDAYTLDYWKNIAKEIEDMGANSLCIKDMAGLLTPYAAEELVTALKESVKLPIDLHTHYTSGVASMTYLKAVEAGCDIIDTAMSPFALGTSQPATEVMVETFSGTRYDTGLNKEALAEIAEYFRPLREEALASGLMNTKVLGVDINTLRYQVPGGMLSNLVSQLKEAHAEDKYYAVLQEIPRVRKDFGEPPLVTPSSQIVGTQAVLNVLMGQRYKMFTKESKKLLMGEFGQTVKPFNAEVQKKAIGDATPITCRPADKIEPQLQKLESEMSQWKKQDEDVLTYALFPQVAKEFFEYREAQSTGIDPAKADRLNRAYPV
- a CDS encoding biotin/lipoyl-containing protein, whose amino-acid sequence is MKNYTITVNGNAYEVTVEEGFTGAAKAAPAPAPRAAAPAPAPRAAAPAPAPAPAAPAPAPAPAPAPAAQAAGSVPVTAPMPGKILGVKMQAGAAVKRGQVILILEAMKMENEIVAPQDGTIASINVAVGDMVEPGATLATLN